The Ziziphus jujuba cultivar Dongzao chromosome 3, ASM3175591v1 region TTTTAAATGGCAGATTGTTAAGGTACTGGAGTTCATTGGGAATATAGAAGGACTGAAAATTCCATCTGGCTTTACTGTTTGAATAGCTGAAAAATCAAATCAGAGTTTAAGGAGAGCTATATTATCATTTGAGACTTGCCGTGTACTGTAATGCTCCACCTCTCATCTTAGTAATCAATAAAGTTGTACCGAGACTCTTTTTGGTCTCTGTACCCGTCTTTGCAGTACTTAGATATCAAGCAGTTCTTGATACCTATGCTCTTTCAACTGTGTAACTTTTGTGCATATAGTTACAGTTATCCTTTCACAAGCAACCAATCAATATCACCAATAGATTGGGAGGAATACATCTCTGAAATTGCATCTGACATAATGAAAGAGCAGAGCCTAAAAAGGTGTCtgtttttatgcattttataaTATGACCCTCTATAAATAATTGAGTCTAGCTACTTTAGCATCTGCCAgctgcttttattttattttgaataaaccCAAGTTTCAAAGCAAATGCTATATAATAGaaacaatcaattttattataaatgtttTATCATTGTATGAGATTTTGGGATGTAAACCTTTTTGTAtaacattttgatattttgtttgtctttctttctttctttatattgttttcccttctcccccctttttcttttttttttttttggtaaacttGGTATCAAATAATATGAGGTGTGCAGTGTTCATATTCTGGCGATGAATCATATAACTTTGTAATTTTGGCATAGTTCTTATTCTCTTGCAAATAtgttagtttatatttttttactttgataGTTTGGAATGATCTCCGTTTTCTTTTGATGTTTTATATCGTATTCCCTAATCAAAAAGTTGTCTCTATGCACTAGGATTTTTCAGGTTCGACTTAAGTTGTATGAGTTACTTGTAAATTGTATTCCCCCAGAAACCATCTTGAAGGTAGAATTTTCGTTTCACAtgttttacatttatttattttttattttttacttttctcaCTTTGGTTgaagtatatttttattgctgGCTTAGAGGCTGCTTTACGAATTATTGAAGAAATTGGACATAAATTGAAGCATGAGGTCTGCCACTGGGTAGCATATTATGTACATTCACTTAATTTCCCTCTTTTGTGCAATAGTCTCTTTTGCACAAACTAGTAGTGTTTTCAGGCTATATCCTGAAGGAAATTTTTCCTGTTTCCTCACTAAATTGGTGCAGCAAAATCATTTGATTTCATTATCATATAGATATCTTTACTTTGAGCCAAAAGTCAAGCAAATTCACTTTTAACTTTGTAATTTTCCTTGAAAAAAGTGGAAACAGACTTGACGATACAGTAGCACAGGCACACAAAATAAACCTTTGGTTTTAAGAGAAACAAAGAGATTGTTAACAAAGGGGTCGTTATGTTGGTAAATAACTCAAATCTGTCCTGAGGAAGGTGATGGCATTAGCAACTGtttcttttataaaaagaaataaaaagcacAAAGGAAGAGGAAAGGTGGGGTTGGGCATTTGTTCAGTGTATATGGGACCTGTATCTCAGCTTCTTGTGATGATTTCTTGGTCCTCTCAGTTTTTACTTTctacttttttgaattttataggaAAACAGGATGCGTCTTGGTCAAAAAGAATATTTCACTTAGAAGGTATTCTGATATTTCTGATAACTATGATAGGATGTTGAATTGCCCTACTGAGCTTAttaacaataattattttgtaggtCTCATAACTTCTAAAAGTAATGGTATCGTTAAAAATAACTGTCAGGTGATTGGTGGTTTATATTATGGTTGACATGGTGCAACCCTTGTACCAAAGACTTTCTCCTCGATTAGATGCAATCCTTAGGATGACTACTACTAGCATACGCTTTAATTTAGTATAATCTGTTAGCTCATTGGCACAGTTGCTATGCTTAAAATAAGTTATTTGATATAATGTTCTAGTATTTGTTGCTTGCCATCATCAACATTCTTTTAGTATTAGAAATTACAGTTTATCTTCTTGCTTCTAGCAGCATATGCATTTTGAaaggttattatatatatatatatatatatatatggcattgGCTGCATGCTCTAGTAGTATACATTTTCATTCATAATCATCCCAGATTTTAAATGTTTcagaaaattttgtttatttatgtgTAAAGCCTTGCATATATCATGGTTAGCAAGAAAAGCGACCAAACCTTTCTCTCTCccttacacacacacatacacatacacatacacTTGTTTTATTACAAAGCTAAAATCCCTCTACATTATGCAATTCAGAAAGAGAGCAATTTTATAAACTGCCTTTCTGTGATGGTGTCTGGCCCTCTGATACTTGTGggattgatttttttcttttgcagcaTTTGTGGCCAAGTTCATGTGCATTTGAAAGGCTTTCCTCATTGCGACATATTCGGGTGAATACTCTCAAAGTAAACGAGCATGATTTATTCCTCTGCTTTTGGAACGTGGAATGATGTTAGAATATGCAATGACCATCACTAGTAGTGTGATAAGGTGTTTTTTTGACAGTGTCTTTATAATGTTTAATCTAAATGCCTTATGGTGGCTTCATCTTAATTTTTGAGCAAAAACTTTTAGTCTCTTGTATAcgccatatatacatatatatatatatatatatatattttttttttttggggggttccAAATGTTGATATTATAAGTGAAACACTTATCCTCCATTCTATTAACCGAAGATTACCTGCTCATCAtgtaaaaggggaaaaaaaaagaaaaaaaaatccaaatcacATGTAATTCTCTAGCTGTTAACGAGAATATTAATGCTAGAGTTTTGAATTGTACTTTAGAAAGCATAAATAATGCCAATCCTCAATGGAGAAGTCCAGCCAACCGCCGCTTAGGATTAAAAAAGGTCATTGCTTGTGCGGAAAGTAAACATTCACAGagtacaaatattttatttattctgaatttaaatgttattgtttttttgtaattttcttttattggaAGAATTAAAAGCacaatatttttagatttattgATGGTGGTTTCTAAATTCTAGTGTGACAACGATATGCATCAGAAAAAATAttagcaaaatttaatattagttGGTTGacccctaaaaaaaataaaaataaaaataaaaactacggCACTAGTTATTGAATAAACGAAAGTTTAgaataggtaaaaaaaaaaaatggtttaataataatattaataaaagataTGTCATGGCACGTGGATTCGAATAATAAAGACACAGGGGTAcgataatttgtaatatttttaaaaataataataataatgttcatAACCaacaattcaattttatttattttttatttttttatatgtatatatatatatatatatatttttttttaacatttcatTAATTTCTGGCTGAGACcgaccattatatatatatatatatatatattttaacgtTTCATTAAGGCGAGGTTTTCACcgcttcttcttcaatttctcaTCATCTCGGGTTCTTCCTCAGGGCATTGTATCAACGGCTGGGTTTTTGGTACACaagcactctctctctctctttctctctctctctctctctctctctctctctctctctctttctctccctctctgcgttttccaatttatttcttcatattaattaatatgaatTTGATTTAACCACGAGTGTTCCAATTCTATTAAAGTTAGTAATCCATACACCCCACACTCCACTAGGGTTCATCCCCCCATTCctcttatttctttatttgtatttaatttgtttgttggtTTCTTCTTATAGCCCCAATCAGtttgatttttgtattttcCGCTCAACGTGTTTTGGGTTCCAGTTAATCAAGCAGCTGTCTATAACACACAGCGGCTACAAGGGTTTggaattttctttctcttttgcgaTTGGTTCGATTTCTTTTGAATTTGgtcttttttatgtatttatttttttaaatgttcttGTTGCTCGTTCTTTCTTCCTGCTATTCTTAGGCCTTTTTGCATTCTGTGCACATCTAATAtactacatataaaatatttgtatcgAGACTATTCCATATCGATTTCTTTGGATTagtaatttgttggttgttgaTGATTGATACCCCCAAGGGAAGATATAGCATACACCAAACCGGGGAGTCTATTTTGAAATGCTAATTTcctgttttctgttttctgtttctGCAGCCCACGGACCAGATTAATGTCAAAGTCTTTTGGTAGCATATTAGCTGGGCGGTGATTATAAAAAAGGAGAATCAGAGAGTCTTTTTGCTGTTATTTTCACTCGTATCTTCCGTATCTGGGCTGGTGGTATTGTGTGCAACAATGTCGGTGACCGCCGGTGTTAATGATACCGTAATTGCCATCCGGGATAAACTCAAAGGTAAAATTGGGCAAACCAAAGTTAAAAGGTATTGGCCTGGTAAAGTTCCTGAGTGGGCTGATGCTGCTGATGAAGATGGGGATATTAGGATGTCCAAAGCAGCTGCTCTGGAACAAGCCTTCCCCGCTCAGGACGATTCGGACATTGCTAGAAAAGATGATCCTAGGCTGCGTCGTTTGGCTGAAAACAGAATAGATAATCGTGAAGAAGTGAGAGCTGATCACCGACGCATCCGTCAGGCTGAGATTGTTTCAACAATTGAAGAGGAATCTAAAAGGCAGGAAGGTTTGGATGCAGAGGAGGAGGATGCAGATGCTTTGGAGGAAAGGAGGAGGAGGATTAAGGAGAGGTTGCGTCAGAGGGAGCAAGAAGAAGCTCCCCTCCTTCCATCAGAAGATGAGGAAGAAGTAgaggaagaggaggaagagGAATCTGAGTATGAGACTGACTCTGAGGAAGAACTGACTGGTATAGCAATGGTGAAGCCTGTCTTTGTTCCCAAGTCTGAGAGGGATACCGTAGCTGAGCGTGAGCGCCTTGAGGCTGAAGAGCGGGCACTTGAGGaactaaagaagaagaaagtggaGGAGAGGAAAAAGGAGACAAAACAGATAGTGGTTGAGGAAATCCGGAAAGATGAAGAAATTCAGAAGAGTTTGGAACAGGAAGCTAATATTGCGGACATTGATACTGATGATGAAATTAATGAGGCAGAGGAGTATGAAGCTTGGAAGACGAGAGAAATAGCCAGGATCAAGAGGGATAGGGAGGATCGAGAAGCAATGTTGAAGGAGAAGGAGGAAATTGAGAGGGTGAGAAACATGACAGAGGAAGAAAGGAGGGAGTGGGAAAGAAAGAATCCGAAACCAGCTCCACGACCAAAGCAGAAATGGAGGTTCATGCAGAAATACTATCACAAGGGTGCTTTCTTCCAAGCAGATGCTGATGATCGTTCTACTACTGCTGGAACAGATGAAATATTCTACCGTGATTTCTCTGCCCCCACTGGAGAAGATAAGATGAACAAGACAAATCTGCCTAAAGTCATGCAGGTCAAGCATTTTGGTCGCAGTGGAAGGACAAAATGGACTCATCTTGTCAATGAGGATACAACTGATTGGAACAACCCGTAAGTTCAccttctatctctctctctcacctaaatgtcttattttttttctctttcttggaCAAGTTCATTGTATGCATGATAAAGAACTTTCCATTCTATAGGGGAAATAACAGAGACCTGGAGCAAAACTTGCTTAGCTTTTACTCAAATTTTAACTGTTTGTTAgttggaaaatatttattttttgattttggatGCATCTGGCCAATAAGGAATTAAATGAACTTAAAAATTCTGGAAATTTATAAATGCGTTTCGTATTGAGTGCTAGCTTACTTTGTCAATTGTTAAagtcaaaaaatttgatttggtGAAAACATACATTTTAGATATTGGAGGTAATAAGTTTTATCGGTAGTGGTATGTTAAACATTCTTATTTATCTATATTAAGCATGCTTAAATTGCCATTGATATATGCTAGTATATTTTGTTTTGCTAGTTGATTTAATCTGATCGTTTCTCCATGCACTGGAATTTGCTTTGccattttttaatggttttcttTTGGCTAGTTTATTGATTTGTAAAACGTTTTGCAATATTTGTGGCTAAGGACAAATGGTTAATCTCAAATTGTATGTGCTTGTGTGTTTTTCAGGTGGACATACAATGATCCTCTTCGGGCAAAGTACAATGCAAAAATGGCCGGAATGAATGCATCTATTTCAAAACCTAAAGGAAGCAAGAAATTGAAAGATTGGGAGTCTCATTGACTTCAGTATTGTCAAGTCATCCGGCGCTTTAGTTTATCAGTTTCATTTTGTAACTACGTATTTGCATTTGGATGCCAATGTCTGTTAGGCTTATGTagg contains the following coding sequences:
- the LOC107433517 gene encoding uncharacterized protein LOC107433517, translated to MSVTAGVNDTVIAIRDKLKGKIGQTKVKRYWPGKVPEWADAADEDGDIRMSKAAALEQAFPAQDDSDIARKDDPRLRRLAENRIDNREEVRADHRRIRQAEIVSTIEEESKRQEGLDAEEEDADALEERRRRIKERLRQREQEEAPLLPSEDEEEVEEEEEEESEYETDSEEELTGIAMVKPVFVPKSERDTVAERERLEAEERALEELKKKKVEERKKETKQIVVEEIRKDEEIQKSLEQEANIADIDTDDEINEAEEYEAWKTREIARIKRDREDREAMLKEKEEIERVRNMTEEERREWERKNPKPAPRPKQKWRFMQKYYHKGAFFQADADDRSTTAGTDEIFYRDFSAPTGEDKMNKTNLPKVMQVKHFGRSGRTKWTHLVNEDTTDWNNPWTYNDPLRAKYNAKMAGMNASISKPKGSKKLKDWESH